The Trichocoleus sp. FACHB-46 genome has a segment encoding these proteins:
- the tsaB gene encoding tRNA (adenosine(37)-N6)-threonylcarbamoyltransferase complex dimerization subunit type 1 TsaB: MISELTLTPDPSSCAAQYGLALHTSTPELGLALGNFAGNRRHQVWSLDRGLSTHLHHYLGEFMAPQTWSDLAFIAVARGPGGFTGTRIGMVTARTLAQQLEIPLFAISSLAAYAWISVSQQSQPVLEPQVIAVQMPAQRGEVYGAIYQVGSETGLTPLLADTIQPLANWEATLASWPTAYELVKAEGGLGSSVLGVLALAEQHWHRGERSHWSEALPFYGQHPVTQ, translated from the coding sequence GTGATTTCTGAATTAACTTTGACTCCTGATCCTTCCTCTTGTGCCGCCCAATACGGCTTAGCGCTACATACCAGCACTCCCGAACTTGGCTTAGCTTTGGGTAACTTTGCAGGCAATCGCCGCCATCAAGTTTGGAGCTTGGATCGGGGGTTGTCTACCCATCTGCACCACTATTTGGGTGAGTTCATGGCACCTCAAACTTGGTCAGACCTCGCCTTTATCGCAGTAGCGCGAGGACCCGGCGGCTTTACGGGCACACGTATCGGCATGGTCACGGCTCGCACCTTAGCGCAACAGCTAGAAATTCCTCTCTTCGCCATTTCTTCGCTAGCTGCCTACGCTTGGATTTCTGTCTCCCAGCAATCTCAACCTGTCCTTGAGCCACAGGTGATTGCGGTGCAGATGCCAGCTCAACGAGGGGAAGTGTATGGCGCTATTTACCAAGTAGGCTCGGAGACTGGTTTAACGCCTCTCTTGGCAGATACCATCCAGCCCCTAGCCAATTGGGAAGCAACTTTAGCTAGTTGGCCCACTGCCTATGAGTTGGTGAAAGCGGAAGGCGGATTGGGTAGCTCAGTTTTGGGAGTTTTAGCTTTGGCTGAACAGCATTGGCATCGAGGGGAGCGATCGCATTGGTCAGAAGCGTTGCCCTTTTATGGTCAACATCCAGTCACCCAGTAG
- a CDS encoding serine/threonine-protein kinase — MRYCLNPVCRNPHHAEPAKFCETCGFKLVLGDRYCAIEPIGQGGFGRTFLALDDYKPSKPRCVIKQCFPLPQSIRNPIKAAELFRLEAVRLEELGHHPQIPELLAYFQQDQFQYLIQEFIDGATLEQEVAQNGVFNETQIRQLLGDLLPVLQFVHEHHVIHRDIKPTNIIRRRTDQQLVLVDFGAAKSASSADLSRTGTSIGSPAFVSPEQAMGKAIFASDLYSLGVTCIYLLTHTHPSDLFDTEEGTWLWQPHLKQPISGDLGQILDRLLQSATKKRYQSAIAALQDLQAPALSLTPASNRATAADQAGSALPSISETTPSDLTSPTWRCVRTLTGHSRWVRSLAISPDSRVLVSGSGDRTVKIWDLTTGQLSQTLLGHEHWVRSVAISPDGELVASASNDKTVKIWQLSTGKLLKTLSGHTDWVRSVTFSPDSQYLASGSQDKSIKLWQVATGQLLQTLVGHEHWVLAIVLATGTVNASTTKQPLLVSGSRDTSIKIWQLNTQRLLHTLTGHDEPVTTLVLSSNGQLLVSGSQDKTIKVWQLENQTLLRTLTGHADAVNAVTLSPDGQLLVSGSQDKTIKVWQFDTGTLLETLVGHVAWIWSVAISADGQTIASAGDDGTIKIWQRD; from the coding sequence ATGCGCTACTGCCTCAATCCGGTTTGTCGAAATCCGCACCATGCAGAGCCAGCCAAGTTCTGTGAAACTTGTGGCTTTAAGCTTGTTTTGGGCGATCGCTACTGCGCCATCGAACCCATTGGGCAGGGAGGTTTTGGCAGAACTTTTTTGGCTTTAGATGACTACAAGCCTTCCAAGCCGCGCTGTGTGATCAAGCAGTGTTTTCCCTTGCCCCAAAGCATTCGTAACCCGATTAAAGCAGCCGAGCTATTTCGGCTAGAAGCCGTTCGGCTAGAAGAATTAGGCCACCACCCTCAGATTCCAGAGCTACTGGCGTACTTTCAGCAGGACCAGTTTCAGTATCTGATTCAAGAATTTATTGACGGAGCCACGCTAGAACAAGAAGTGGCTCAAAACGGTGTCTTTAACGAAACCCAAATTCGGCAGTTACTGGGCGATCTGCTGCCAGTGCTGCAATTTGTCCACGAACACCATGTGATTCATCGCGACATTAAACCCACAAATATTATTCGCCGCCGCACTGACCAACAATTGGTCTTAGTGGATTTTGGGGCGGCAAAGTCGGCTAGCAGCGCCGATCTTTCTCGTACGGGCACTAGCATTGGCAGCCCCGCATTTGTATCTCCCGAGCAAGCGATGGGTAAGGCTATCTTTGCCAGCGATCTCTACAGTCTAGGGGTCACTTGTATTTACTTGTTGACTCACACCCATCCCTCAGATTTATTTGATACCGAAGAAGGCACTTGGCTGTGGCAACCTCACCTCAAACAACCTATTAGTGGTGATTTGGGTCAGATTCTCGATCGCCTGTTGCAAAGCGCAACGAAGAAACGCTATCAATCCGCGATCGCAGCATTACAAGATTTACAGGCTCCAGCATTATCACTCACACCAGCTTCAAACAGAGCAACCGCAGCTGATCAGGCAGGCTCAGCATTACCGTCGATCTCAGAAACTACGCCCAGTGATTTAACATCCCCAACTTGGCGTTGCGTGCGAACTTTGACTGGGCATTCTCGCTGGGTGCGATCGCTTGCCATTAGCCCAGACAGTCGAGTACTGGTAAGTGGTAGCGGAGACCGGACTGTAAAAATTTGGGATCTCACAACCGGACAGTTGTCACAAACTCTATTAGGTCATGAGCACTGGGTGCGATCGGTGGCGATTAGCCCAGATGGAGAGTTAGTCGCCAGCGCCAGCAATGACAAAACAGTAAAAATCTGGCAACTCAGTACCGGAAAGTTATTAAAGACGCTGAGTGGTCATACGGATTGGGTGCGCTCAGTCACTTTTAGCCCCGATAGCCAGTATTTAGCCAGCGGTAGTCAAGATAAAAGCATCAAGCTCTGGCAAGTTGCAACAGGTCAACTGCTCCAAACGCTGGTAGGGCATGAGCATTGGGTGTTAGCGATCGTCCTAGCCACAGGAACAGTAAATGCGTCAACTACTAAGCAACCCCTACTGGTGAGTGGTAGCCGCGACACCAGCATCAAAATTTGGCAACTGAATACTCAACGACTGCTCCACACGCTGACAGGGCATGATGAACCCGTCACTACCCTGGTGCTTAGTTCCAATGGACAACTACTGGTGAGCGGTAGCCAAGACAAAACCATCAAAGTTTGGCAACTCGAAAACCAAACCCTGCTCCGGACTCTAACGGGTCATGCAGACGCAGTGAATGCTGTCACTCTCAGCCCCGATGGACAGCTACTGGTGAGCGGTAGCCAAGACAAAACCATTAAAGTTTGGCAATTCGATACCGGAACCCTGCTGGAAACATTAGTAGGGCATGTTGCTTGGATTTGGTCAGTCGCGATTAGTGCCGATGGCCAAACCATCGCTAGTGCTGGTGATGATGGCACCATCAAGATCTGGCAACGTGATTAA
- a CDS encoding Ycf34 family protein, with protein MCICVNCHYVDRCTTYHAVEGQHQQPHLTNTPDFEAVEPTINVNIRSSEDEIQMEWDVVGCQSFKQETGKWANLRPGELVPT; from the coding sequence ATGTGCATTTGTGTGAACTGCCACTACGTAGATCGCTGCACCACGTATCATGCAGTCGAAGGGCAGCATCAACAGCCTCACCTCACAAATACACCAGATTTTGAAGCGGTTGAACCTACTATTAATGTCAATATCCGTTCCTCAGAGGATGAAATCCAGATGGAATGGGATGTAGTTGGCTGTCAGAGCTTCAAGCAAGAAACAGGTAAGTGGGCTAACTTGCGCCCAGGTGAGTTAGTTCCAACTTAA
- a CDS encoding CCA tRNA nucleotidyltransferase codes for MYATSSISLSVLSPQTWPFGLQWLPQPAYLVGGVVRDALLGRHADYLDLDFVMPEKAVETAQAIAHHHKAGFVLLDAERQIARVVFEQATADFAQQMGSSLEIDLQRRDFTVNAIAYNPHTEELIDPLEGFVDLKQSSIRMVASENLREDPLRLLRAYRQAAQLGFSLDAETRAVIRQFSPYLSQVAAERIQSELNYLFGSVQGTPWLTAAWQDGLLQAWFPQATAQSLAQIAAIDRSAISLVAACPSFKAELYASLRHTTKASRKGTKNSSSATGNKSANSNSGVEAGAAKAKLAGDHRTWITVAKLASLLSPDLAQAEVELLTLKYSRAEIQAALTIIKFLPQLQAVSVTAGLSCREQYFLFQSVGPVFPALMVRALAVGVPISVLLGLIERFLTPDDPVAHPMPLVSGQDLMTHLKLAAGPQIGQLLAEIQLARAEGLITTPANALELAAKMTKL; via the coding sequence ATGTACGCTACTTCTTCAATTTCTTTATCTGTTTTATCGCCTCAAACTTGGCCTTTTGGTTTGCAATGGTTGCCTCAGCCTGCCTATTTGGTGGGAGGTGTGGTGCGTGATGCGTTGCTCGGTCGTCATGCCGATTACCTAGACCTCGACTTTGTCATGCCAGAAAAGGCAGTGGAAACGGCTCAAGCGATCGCGCATCATCACAAGGCTGGCTTTGTTTTATTAGACGCAGAGCGGCAAATTGCCCGGGTGGTGTTTGAGCAAGCTACCGCAGATTTCGCGCAACAAATGGGGTCTAGCCTCGAAATTGATCTCCAGCGGCGGGACTTTACGGTGAATGCGATCGCCTACAACCCGCATACTGAAGAGTTGATTGATCCACTGGAAGGCTTTGTGGATTTGAAGCAAAGCTCGATCCGCATGGTAGCTTCGGAAAACTTGCGCGAAGACCCCCTACGTCTGTTGCGGGCTTATCGCCAAGCAGCTCAGTTGGGCTTTAGCCTAGACGCGGAAACGCGGGCTGTGATTCGTCAGTTTTCTCCTTACTTAAGCCAGGTTGCCGCCGAGCGCATCCAGTCGGAACTCAACTATTTATTTGGCAGCGTTCAGGGAACTCCGTGGTTGACCGCCGCCTGGCAAGATGGCTTGCTCCAAGCTTGGTTTCCTCAAGCCACTGCTCAAAGTCTGGCTCAAATTGCGGCGATCGATCGCTCAGCAATTAGTTTGGTGGCCGCTTGTCCTAGCTTCAAAGCTGAACTTTATGCCTCCCTACGCCACACAACCAAAGCTAGTCGTAAAGGCACTAAAAATTCATCTAGCGCCACGGGCAACAAATCTGCTAATAGCAACTCTGGTGTTGAGGCGGGAGCTGCTAAAGCCAAGCTTGCAGGCGATCATCGCACTTGGATCACGGTGGCCAAGCTAGCTAGTTTGCTGTCTCCAGACCTAGCGCAGGCTGAGGTAGAGTTATTGACCTTGAAATACAGCCGAGCCGAGATTCAAGCGGCCCTAACTATTATTAAGTTTTTGCCTCAGTTACAAGCAGTTAGCGTCACGGCTGGTTTGTCTTGTCGAGAGCAGTATTTTCTGTTTCAATCGGTCGGCCCTGTATTCCCAGCGCTGATGGTGCGGGCTTTAGCTGTAGGTGTACCGATATCAGTGCTATTGGGGCTGATTGAGCGTTTTCTAACTCCTGACGATCCAGTCGCGCATCCTATGCCTCTTGTCAGTGGTCAAGACCTAATGACGCATTTGAAGCTGGCTGCTGGCCCGCAAATTGGGCAACTTTTAGCTGAGATTCAGTTGGCACGAGCTGAGGGACTAATCACTACTCCAGCCAATGCCCTAGAATTGGCGGCCAAAATGACCAAACTGTGA
- a CDS encoding FAD-dependent oxidoreductase, translating to MFDVAVVGAGIAGISCAQQLRQWGYRVVLVEKSRGLGGRIATRRVQDTCTDHGARHLSAQGEHLAQLIPVLCENQILRTWTDTVYELGSDRHLHAPQSQDIYPRYTAPAGMSAIAKFLATGLDIQRSQRVEAIALTPENTWQLTLANTSDPAATPTTLAAQAVVVAIPAPQALTLLKPLEETIPADKFFKTLRAVQYHPCITAIAGYSRDRQADLATHNPAWQAVTCPDDSMIDWISLENSKRPSQGSEPQPPTFVIQSSAAFAQTNLETSDLPAVGRQLLDYAAQAFFAWLDAPDWLQVHRWRYAFPAQGWLAPCLVAPTALPLVCSGDWCGGMQIENALESGLAAAAEINHQLRNLPLPETSFWHTISSHFVDSTG from the coding sequence GTGTTTGATGTTGCTGTGGTTGGAGCTGGCATTGCAGGCATTAGTTGCGCTCAGCAGTTGCGGCAATGGGGCTATCGCGTTGTCCTAGTAGAAAAGTCTCGGGGGTTGGGTGGCCGCATTGCCACTCGTCGGGTGCAGGATACTTGCACGGATCATGGAGCCCGCCATCTCAGTGCCCAAGGAGAGCATCTGGCCCAACTCATTCCAGTTTTGTGCGAAAACCAAATTCTAAGAACTTGGACAGATACTGTTTATGAACTAGGGAGCGATCGCCACCTGCATGCACCGCAATCTCAAGACATTTATCCTCGCTATACAGCTCCCGCTGGCATGAGCGCGATCGCCAAATTTTTAGCAACTGGATTAGACATTCAGCGGAGCCAGCGAGTAGAAGCGATCGCCTTGACCCCAGAAAATACTTGGCAACTGACTTTGGCAAACACCAGTGATCCTGCTGCAACTCCTACAACGTTGGCTGCTCAGGCAGTGGTTGTAGCGATTCCTGCCCCGCAAGCCCTGACGTTGCTCAAGCCTTTGGAAGAAACAATACCTGCTGATAAGTTCTTCAAAACTCTACGCGCGGTCCAATATCATCCTTGCATCACTGCGATCGCAGGTTATTCTCGCGATCGCCAAGCTGATTTAGCCACTCACAACCCAGCTTGGCAAGCTGTCACCTGTCCTGATGATTCAATGATTGATTGGATTAGCCTGGAGAACAGTAAACGCCCCAGTCAAGGCTCAGAACCACAGCCGCCCACTTTCGTCATCCAAAGCAGTGCTGCCTTTGCTCAAACAAACTTAGAAACTTCTGATTTACCAGCAGTGGGGCGTCAACTCTTAGACTATGCCGCCCAAGCTTTCTTTGCTTGGCTCGACGCCCCCGACTGGTTACAAGTTCACCGTTGGCGCTATGCCTTTCCTGCTCAGGGTTGGCTAGCACCTTGTTTAGTTGCCCCGACCGCTTTACCACTCGTTTGTAGTGGCGACTGGTGCGGGGGGATGCAGATCGAAAACGCTTTAGAATCTGGACTGGCAGCAGCAGCCGAAATTAATCATCAGCTTCGGAATCTACCCCTGCCAGAAACCAGCTTTTGGCATACCATTTCCAGTCACTTTGTCGATTCCACGGGCTGA
- a CDS encoding YaaW family protein: MLSLLENLHRANSEQANSEQPIAKSRIWDSGVNSAVVEEFMADELRAALELATEEELGELTEILFRRKFNPIDYLYTPDPMDVQSQGRQAWLDALEQRFRFLAADGMTVLQGHADRITYRQCLIQVCRYLRIPYSEELSTTDLEAEVFLNLLSRAWKQLSTKEKGALTLRVQQSLACSEIRDQLPLAVQQDPMGLLVKGGSALAISSIVRPMLMQLIAKQFAYHFATYQVAQQAIAKGGAVAAAQFESYVALQTAKQGMALSAARYGVTRSVLAFVGPAMWALFFADLGWRAIATNYGRVIPTVFALAQIRLTRADCLEAAWEPV, from the coding sequence ATGTTGAGTCTCCTAGAGAATTTGCATCGGGCCAATAGCGAACAAGCCAACAGCGAACAGCCAATCGCTAAGAGTAGAATATGGGACAGCGGGGTTAACAGTGCAGTTGTGGAGGAATTTATGGCGGACGAGCTAAGAGCAGCCTTGGAGTTAGCGACTGAAGAAGAATTAGGTGAGCTAACTGAGATTTTGTTTCGCCGTAAGTTTAACCCAATTGACTACCTGTATACCCCGGACCCGATGGATGTGCAAAGCCAAGGGCGACAAGCTTGGCTAGATGCCTTAGAGCAACGCTTTCGGTTTTTAGCGGCAGATGGCATGACAGTGCTGCAAGGTCATGCCGATCGCATCACTTATCGCCAATGTTTAATTCAAGTTTGCCGCTACCTCAGAATTCCTTACTCCGAAGAATTATCAACTACTGACTTAGAAGCGGAAGTGTTTCTCAATCTGCTGAGTCGTGCCTGGAAACAACTATCGACCAAAGAAAAAGGAGCTTTGACGCTGCGGGTACAACAATCACTAGCTTGCTCTGAAATTCGGGATCAGCTACCTCTGGCAGTGCAGCAAGATCCAATGGGATTGCTGGTCAAGGGGGGTAGTGCTTTGGCGATTAGCTCAATTGTGCGTCCCATGTTGATGCAATTGATCGCAAAACAGTTTGCCTACCACTTTGCAACTTACCAAGTAGCCCAGCAAGCGATCGCGAAAGGTGGCGCTGTGGCAGCCGCTCAATTTGAAAGTTATGTAGCGCTACAAACCGCAAAACAAGGGATGGCTCTCAGTGCGGCTCGCTATGGCGTGACTCGCAGCGTTTTGGCTTTTGTGGGACCAGCGATGTGGGCTTTGTTTTTTGCGGATTTAGGCTGGCGGGCGATCGCAACTAACTATGGGCGGGTGATTCCCACTGTGTTTGCTTTGGCGCAAATTCGCTTGACTCGCGCCGATTGCCTTGAAGCGGCTTGGGAACCAGTGTAG
- a CDS encoding O-antigen ligase: MNKLFHLQTHPQRHLQMPWHWVQIGLLLFPFSPLLGGLSLLGAAIATWIKQATWIKRRPFNRGLAVLSLWFVVAAIFAYDRTAALLGLANFLPLFFLFTALSTLIQTPAQLRQLAWVLVLTSVPVVIIGLGQQFWGWAGHLRLLGIIVDLGVERGGNPLGRMSSIFAYANVLANYLVIAFILAIGLWIDAFPGRRSQSQSIAEPAIAALSEEPYPALNASTSSSIAWGRWCFLAAVVLGNAIALLLTNSRNAWVLAGLACLTYALYLGWRWLVIAVGIAVTGIGGAAFGPAVIKAPLRLIVPAFLWARLSDELYPNRPVATLRATQWQFAWSLAEQRPFTGWGLRNFTPLYQAKWQVFMGHPHSLPLMLMAETGVFATLLLVGLVGWMVYRGVRLFLSWNPASDPLQQSDRLILFTYLVAFLACSLFNLFDVTLFDIRINVLGWLLLAAICGLVERQQAGARNFSEEPG, translated from the coding sequence TTGAACAAGTTATTCCACTTACAGACTCATCCGCAACGGCATCTGCAAATGCCTTGGCACTGGGTTCAAATTGGTTTGCTCCTGTTTCCTTTTAGCCCTTTGTTGGGTGGCTTGAGCTTGTTGGGAGCCGCGATCGCTACCTGGATTAAGCAAGCTACTTGGATCAAACGCCGTCCTTTTAATCGGGGTTTGGCGGTTCTGAGCTTGTGGTTTGTGGTGGCAGCAATTTTTGCTTACGATCGCACTGCGGCACTCTTGGGCTTGGCTAACTTCTTACCGCTATTCTTTTTATTTACAGCCCTCAGTACGCTGATTCAAACGCCTGCTCAACTACGACAGCTCGCTTGGGTCTTGGTTTTAACCTCAGTGCCCGTGGTCATTATTGGCTTGGGTCAGCAGTTTTGGGGCTGGGCAGGACATTTACGTTTGCTGGGAATTATTGTCGATCTGGGTGTGGAACGAGGCGGCAATCCTTTGGGTCGCATGTCTTCGATTTTTGCCTATGCCAATGTCTTAGCTAATTACTTGGTGATTGCGTTTATTTTGGCAATTGGACTGTGGATCGATGCGTTTCCAGGCCGTAGGAGCCAGTCGCAATCAATTGCGGAACCTGCGATCGCGGCACTATCTGAGGAGCCCTATCCTGCCCTAAACGCTTCCACTTCATCAAGTATCGCTTGGGGGCGTTGGTGCTTTTTAGCTGCCGTCGTGCTGGGGAATGCGATCGCGCTTCTCCTCACGAACTCCCGCAATGCTTGGGTCTTAGCAGGCTTGGCTTGCCTAACTTATGCTTTGTATCTCGGTTGGCGCTGGCTAGTAATTGCGGTTGGTATAGCTGTTACTGGTATTGGCGGAGCAGCTTTTGGCCCTGCGGTCATCAAGGCTCCACTCAGGCTGATTGTTCCAGCGTTTCTCTGGGCAAGACTGTCGGATGAGTTGTATCCCAATCGCCCTGTCGCCACCCTCCGGGCAACCCAATGGCAGTTTGCTTGGTCTCTAGCCGAGCAGCGGCCTTTCACAGGTTGGGGCTTACGCAACTTTACCCCGCTGTATCAAGCCAAGTGGCAAGTCTTTATGGGCCATCCTCACAGTTTGCCGTTGATGTTGATGGCAGAGACAGGGGTGTTCGCGACCTTGCTACTGGTGGGATTAGTGGGCTGGATGGTGTATCGTGGCGTGCGGTTGTTCCTGTCTTGGAATCCTGCCTCAGATCCTTTGCAGCAAAGCGATCGCCTGATTTTATTTACCTATTTAGTAGCGTTCTTAGCTTGCAGCTTATTCAACTTATTTGATGTCACTCTGTTTGATATCCGCATCAATGTTTTAGGCTGGTTGCTGTTAGCCGCCATTTGTGGCTTAGTAGAGCGACAGCAAGCTGGAGCTAGGAATTTTAGCGAGGAACCTGGTTAG
- a CDS encoding J domain-containing protein, which yields MTQDGATPNQVNQGSPLPKTAAPNYYALLGLHPSASPQQIRRAYRDLSKQLHPDTTILPPAIATAKFQQLNEAYATVSNPERRVAYDLKIGYSRLHVMQAPADLNRSASQSRRYSSSAYLDPTDRPLSPGEIFALFILGVTFVACLMLAIAIGLTRGDIAFHPLQLQSQSAPSEQIETARSELAAPSAKVLDSDANQKNSQL from the coding sequence GTGACTCAAGATGGAGCAACGCCAAATCAGGTGAATCAAGGGTCGCCATTGCCAAAAACTGCGGCTCCTAATTACTACGCCCTGCTAGGATTGCATCCTTCCGCATCACCGCAACAAATCCGGCGAGCTTATCGCGATTTGAGCAAACAATTGCATCCCGATACCACCATATTGCCTCCGGCGATCGCCACAGCAAAGTTTCAGCAACTCAATGAAGCCTATGCTACCGTCAGTAATCCGGAGCGTCGTGTTGCTTACGACCTCAAAATTGGCTATTCCCGTTTGCATGTGATGCAAGCCCCAGCGGACCTTAACCGTTCTGCCTCACAATCTCGGCGCTATTCTTCCTCTGCCTATCTAGACCCTACCGATCGGCCCCTGTCACCCGGAGAAATCTTTGCTTTATTTATCTTGGGTGTCACGTTTGTAGCTTGCTTAATGCTAGCGATCGCGATTGGTCTAACGAGAGGCGATATTGCCTTTCATCCTTTGCAATTGCAGAGTCAGAGTGCTCCTAGTGAGCAAATTGAGACAGCGAGATCAGAACTGGCAGCTCCATCTGCTAAGGTTTTAGATTCTGATGCCAATCAAAAAAATTCTCAGTTGTAG
- a CDS encoding DUF3143 domain-containing protein gives MTLPSSDTPLYNHSLPDLETWLTEQGCEQDPAELHCWRIAKPAWKAELYLDVDQLTVRYLEVGGEAIQRSFKYLLSRQDVEDAIFSGP, from the coding sequence ATGACGCTACCTTCTAGTGACACTCCCCTCTATAATCACTCCCTACCAGACCTTGAAACTTGGTTAACTGAACAAGGTTGCGAACAAGACCCAGCAGAACTTCACTGCTGGCGTATAGCAAAACCCGCATGGAAAGCCGAGTTGTATCTAGATGTAGACCAACTGACAGTACGTTATCTGGAAGTGGGAGGGGAGGCGATTCAGCGCTCCTTTAAGTATTTGCTCAGCCGCCAGGATGTGGAAGATGCCATTTTCTCGGGGCCTTAG
- a CDS encoding isoprenyl transferase, whose product MTAKPTILQDLPADLDRERLPKHVAVIMDGNGRWAKRQGLPRIMGHRRGVDALKDLLRCCRDWGVQALTAYAFSTENWGRPFEEVDFLMTLFERVLRQELREMMRENVRITFVGNLDALPQSLRAEIERSMAETRNNSGIHFTVATNYGGRQEILQACRAIATQVQQGHLQPEDIDEAVFERHLYTAGVGDPDLLIRTSGEMRLSNFLLWQMAYSELYVTDTLWPDFDRAEFHQALCAYQQRHRRFGKL is encoded by the coding sequence ATGACTGCAAAGCCAACCATCTTACAAGATCTGCCTGCTGATCTAGATCGAGAGCGGCTGCCTAAGCATGTAGCTGTAATCATGGATGGCAATGGTCGCTGGGCTAAGCGCCAAGGTCTACCTCGGATCATGGGCCACCGCCGAGGAGTAGACGCGCTTAAGGATCTGTTGCGCTGCTGTCGCGATTGGGGAGTTCAAGCTCTAACGGCCTATGCCTTTTCGACAGAAAATTGGGGGCGACCGTTTGAAGAAGTTGACTTTTTGATGACACTGTTCGAGCGGGTGTTGCGGCAAGAACTCCGGGAAATGATGCGAGAAAATGTCCGCATTACTTTTGTGGGTAATTTGGACGCGCTACCCCAATCTCTGCGAGCCGAGATTGAGCGCTCTATGGCTGAAACTCGGAATAATTCTGGCATTCACTTTACGGTTGCCACCAACTATGGAGGGCGGCAAGAAATTTTGCAAGCTTGTCGAGCGATCGCCACTCAAGTTCAGCAGGGACACTTGCAACCAGAAGATATTGATGAGGCAGTGTTTGAGCGGCATCTCTATACCGCAGGCGTGGGCGATCCTGACTTGCTAATTCGGACCAGTGGCGAAATGCGACTGAGCAATTTTTTGCTTTGGCAGATGGCTTATTCCGAGCTTTATGTGACAGATACGCTCTGGCCTGACTTCGATCGCGCCGAGTTCCACCAAGCTTTATGCGCTTATCAACAACGGCATCGTCGCTTTGGCAAGCTCTAA